A DNA window from Bradyrhizobium sp. CCBAU 53421 contains the following coding sequences:
- a CDS encoding form I ribulose bisphosphate carboxylase large subunit, with the protein MNIQQSITVRGKDRYKSGVMEYKRMGYWEPNYEPKDTDVIALFRVTPQDGVDPTEACAAVAGESSTATWTVVWTDRLTAAEKYRAKCYRVDPVPNSPGSYFAYIAYDLDLFEPGSISNLTASIIGNVFGFKPLKALRLEDMRLPTAYVKTFQGPATGIVVERERLDKFGRPLLGATVKPKLGLSGRNYGRVVYEALKGGLDFTKDDENINSQPFMHWRERFLYCMEAVNRAQAATGEIKGTYLNVTAATMEDMYERAEFAHELGSNIVMIDLVIGYTAIQSMAKWARRNNMILHLHRAGHSTYTRQRSHGVSFRVIAKWMRLAGVDHIHAGTVVGKLEGDPNTTRGYYDICREDFNPLQLEHGVFFDQNWASLNKLMPVASGGIHAGQMHQLLDLLGEDVVLQFGGGTIGHPRGIQAGATANRVALEAMILARNEGRDYVHEGPEILAKAAQSCTPLREALDVWKDVTFNYESTDAPDFVPTPSMAV; encoded by the coding sequence ATGAACATACAGCAGTCGATCACGGTTCGCGGCAAGGATCGCTACAAGTCCGGCGTGATGGAATACAAGCGGATGGGCTATTGGGAGCCGAACTACGAGCCCAAGGACACCGACGTCATCGCCTTGTTCCGTGTCACGCCGCAGGACGGCGTCGATCCGACCGAGGCCTGCGCGGCGGTGGCCGGTGAATCCTCGACCGCGACCTGGACCGTGGTGTGGACCGACCGGCTGACGGCCGCGGAGAAATATCGCGCGAAATGCTATCGCGTCGATCCGGTGCCGAATTCGCCGGGCAGCTATTTCGCCTATATCGCCTACGACCTCGACCTGTTCGAGCCGGGTTCGATCTCGAACCTGACGGCGTCGATCATCGGCAACGTGTTCGGCTTCAAGCCGCTGAAGGCGCTGCGGCTCGAGGACATGCGGCTGCCGACCGCCTATGTGAAGACCTTCCAGGGCCCGGCGACCGGTATCGTCGTGGAGCGCGAGCGGCTCGACAAGTTCGGCCGTCCGTTGCTCGGCGCCACCGTGAAGCCGAAGCTCGGCCTGTCCGGCCGCAACTATGGCCGCGTCGTCTACGAGGCGTTGAAAGGCGGGCTCGACTTCACCAAGGACGACGAGAACATCAACTCGCAGCCCTTCATGCACTGGCGCGAGCGCTTCCTGTACTGCATGGAAGCGGTCAACCGCGCGCAGGCCGCGACCGGCGAGATCAAGGGCACCTATCTCAACGTCACCGCGGCGACCATGGAGGACATGTACGAGCGTGCCGAGTTCGCCCATGAGCTCGGCTCCAACATTGTCATGATCGATCTCGTGATCGGCTACACCGCGATCCAGTCGATGGCGAAGTGGGCGCGCCGGAACAACATGATCCTGCATCTGCATCGGGCGGGTCACTCGACGTACACCAGGCAGCGCAGCCACGGCGTTTCGTTCCGCGTGATCGCGAAATGGATGCGGCTCGCCGGTGTCGACCACATCCATGCCGGCACGGTGGTCGGCAAGCTCGAGGGCGATCCGAACACCACGCGCGGCTACTACGACATCTGCCGCGAGGACTTCAACCCGCTGCAGCTCGAGCACGGCGTGTTCTTCGACCAGAACTGGGCGAGCCTCAACAAGCTGATGCCGGTGGCCTCCGGCGGCATTCATGCCGGCCAGATGCACCAGCTGCTCGACCTGCTCGGCGAGGACGTCGTGCTGCAGTTCGGCGGCGGCACCATCGGCCATCCCCGCGGCATCCAGGCCGGCGCCACCGCCAACCGCGTCGCACTGGAAGCGATGATCCTCGCCCGCAACGAGGGCCGCGACTACGTCCATGAGGGACCGGAGATCCTGGCCAAGGCGGCGCAGAGCTGCACACCGCTGCGCGAGGCGCTCGACGTCTGGAAGGACGTCACCTTCAACTACGAGTCGACCGACGCCCCCGATTTCGTTCCCACGCCGAGCATGGCGGTCTGA
- the fba gene encoding class II fructose-bisphosphate aldolase (catalyzes the reversible aldol condensation of dihydroxyacetonephosphate and glyceraldehyde 3-phosphate in the Calvin cycle, glycolysis, and/or gluconeogenesis), producing MARITLRQLLDHAAERGYGVPAFNINNMEQGLAIMEAAAACDAPVIIQASRGARSYANDIMLAKMIDALEEMHPQIPLCLHLDHGNEEATCATAIRYGFTSVMMDGSLKADAKTAADYDYNVDITRRVVDMAHWVGASVEGELGVLGSLEHGGGEQEDGHGVEGKLSQDQLLTDPDQAVDFVRATKVDALAIAMGTSHGAYKFTRRPDGEILAMRVVEEIHTRLPNTHLVMHGSSSVPQPLQDMFNEFGGEMPQTWGVPVEEIVRGIKHGVRKVNIDTDCRLAMAAAFRKVAVQSKSEFDPRKFLKPAMDALRELCRDRFEQFGTAGNAARIKVVSLPEMARRYRAGALDPQIGKMTQAA from the coding sequence ATGGCGCGGATCACACTGAGGCAGTTGCTGGACCATGCCGCCGAACGCGGCTACGGCGTGCCGGCCTTCAACATCAACAACATGGAGCAGGGCCTCGCCATCATGGAAGCGGCCGCCGCCTGCGATGCGCCGGTCATCATCCAGGCCTCGCGCGGGGCGCGGTCCTACGCCAACGACATCATGTTGGCGAAGATGATCGATGCGCTGGAGGAGATGCATCCGCAGATCCCGCTGTGCCTGCATCTCGATCACGGCAACGAGGAGGCGACATGTGCCACCGCGATCCGCTATGGCTTCACGTCCGTCATGATGGACGGTTCGCTCAAGGCTGACGCCAAGACCGCGGCCGACTATGACTACAATGTCGATATCACCCGCAGGGTGGTGGATATGGCGCACTGGGTCGGCGCGTCGGTCGAAGGCGAGCTCGGCGTGCTCGGCTCGCTCGAGCATGGCGGCGGCGAGCAGGAGGATGGCCACGGCGTCGAAGGCAAGCTGAGCCAGGATCAGCTGCTCACCGATCCGGACCAGGCAGTCGATTTTGTCCGTGCCACCAAGGTCGATGCGCTCGCGATCGCGATGGGTACCTCGCATGGCGCCTACAAGTTCACGCGCCGGCCCGACGGCGAGATCCTGGCGATGCGCGTGGTCGAGGAGATTCATACGCGGCTGCCGAACACGCATCTGGTGATGCACGGCTCGTCCTCGGTGCCGCAACCGCTGCAGGACATGTTCAACGAGTTCGGCGGCGAGATGCCGCAGACCTGGGGCGTGCCGGTCGAGGAGATCGTGCGCGGCATCAAGCACGGCGTACGCAAGGTCAACATCGACACCGATTGCCGGCTTGCGATGGCCGCCGCTTTCCGCAAGGTCGCCGTCCAGTCGAAGAGCGAGTTCGATCCGCGCAAATTCCTCAAGCCTGCGATGGATGCGCTGCGCGAACTGTGCCGTGACCGCTTCGAGCAATTCGGCACCGCCGGCAATGCCGCCAGGATCAAGGTGGTGTCCCTTCCGGAGATGGCCCGCCGCTATCGCGCCGGCGCGCTCGACCCGCAGATTGGAAAGATGACCCAGGCCGCCTGA
- the tkt gene encoding transketolase, producing MTALASVASRPDVSHDEMANAIRFLAVDAVEQAKSGHPGMPMGMADVATVLFTDFLKFDPADPAWPDRDRFVLSAGHGSMLLYALLYLTGYESMTLDQLKAFRQWGSQTPGHPEYGHTPGVETTTGPLGQGIATAVGMALAERLMNARFGDDLVDHYTYVIAGDGCLMEGLSHEAISLAGHLRLNRLIVLFDDNQISIDGATSLSCSDDQTARFAASGWNVCRIDGHDPQAISAAIRQARASDRPSLIACRTVIGFGAPNRQGSEKVHGAPLGADEVTKTRAALCWPYPAFEIPDAVLAEWRELGGRGRDARRAWIERSRGACKAEKGERSPFHDALNRKLPCAYTEAMAKLVDRFATERPKLATRQASQQVIDVIAEALPNLLGGSADLTHSNLTLAKSQVSVRPETRGGSYIHYGIREHGMAAAMNGIALHGGFIPYGGTFLSFADYSRPAIRLAALMGIRVIHVMTHDSIGLGEDGPTHQPVEHLAALRAIPNVLVFRPADAVETAEAWDCALRAETSPSILCLSRQALPTVRDGSKDNQVALGAYVLVEPAFARDVTLIATGSEVAIALEAAKLLAEAGVKAAVVSAPCLDLFRQQPSDYRAEVLGSAPRVGVEAAVEGDWARWLGDDGVFIGMTGFGASAPADVLYREFGITSAAVVAAAKQLMQRAN from the coding sequence ATGACCGCACTTGCGTCCGTTGCCAGCCGGCCCGACGTCAGCCACGACGAGATGGCCAATGCCATCCGTTTCCTCGCCGTCGACGCGGTGGAGCAGGCGAAGTCCGGCCATCCCGGCATGCCGATGGGCATGGCCGATGTCGCGACCGTGCTGTTCACCGATTTCCTGAAGTTCGACCCGGCCGATCCGGCCTGGCCCGACCGCGACCGCTTCGTGCTGTCGGCCGGGCACGGCTCGATGCTGCTCTATGCGCTGCTCTATCTGACCGGCTACGAGAGCATGACGCTCGATCAGCTCAAGGCCTTCAGGCAGTGGGGATCGCAAACCCCGGGACACCCCGAGTATGGCCATACGCCGGGTGTCGAGACCACGACCGGACCGCTCGGGCAGGGGATCGCGACTGCGGTCGGCATGGCCCTCGCCGAGCGCTTGATGAACGCCCGCTTCGGCGACGACCTCGTCGACCACTACACCTATGTGATCGCCGGCGATGGCTGCCTGATGGAGGGCCTCAGCCATGAGGCGATCTCGCTGGCCGGTCATTTGCGGCTGAACCGGCTGATCGTGCTGTTCGACGACAACCAGATATCGATCGACGGTGCCACCTCGCTGTCGTGCTCGGACGACCAGACGGCGCGCTTTGCGGCCAGCGGCTGGAACGTCTGCCGGATCGACGGCCACGATCCGCAGGCTATATCTGCGGCGATCAGGCAGGCGCGCGCCAGCGATCGCCCGTCGCTGATCGCCTGCCGCACGGTGATCGGGTTCGGGGCGCCGAACCGGCAGGGCAGCGAGAAGGTGCACGGTGCGCCGCTCGGCGCCGATGAGGTGACGAAGACCCGTGCCGCCCTGTGCTGGCCGTATCCGGCCTTCGAGATCCCCGATGCCGTTCTGGCCGAGTGGCGCGAACTCGGCGGCCGCGGCCGCGACGCGCGGCGCGCCTGGATCGAGCGCTCGCGCGGCGCCTGCAAGGCAGAGAAGGGCGAGCGCTCTCCGTTCCACGACGCGCTGAACCGGAAACTGCCCTGCGCCTATACCGAGGCGATGGCCAAGCTCGTGGATCGGTTCGCGACCGAACGGCCGAAACTCGCCACCCGGCAGGCGTCGCAACAGGTCATCGACGTGATCGCGGAAGCCCTGCCGAACCTGCTCGGTGGCTCGGCCGATCTCACGCACTCCAACCTCACGCTGGCGAAGTCGCAGGTTTCGGTGCGGCCGGAAACGCGGGGCGGCAGCTATATCCATTACGGCATCCGCGAGCACGGCATGGCGGCGGCCATGAACGGCATCGCGCTGCATGGCGGGTTCATTCCCTATGGCGGCACCTTCCTCAGCTTCGCCGATTACAGCCGGCCGGCGATCCGCCTTGCGGCGCTGATGGGCATCCGCGTCATCCATGTGATGACTCATGACTCGATCGGGCTCGGCGAGGACGGGCCGACGCATCAGCCGGTCGAGCATCTGGCCGCGCTGCGCGCAATTCCCAACGTGTTGGTGTTTCGCCCCGCCGATGCGGTCGAGACGGCGGAAGCCTGGGATTGCGCGCTACGGGCCGAGACTTCGCCGTCGATCCTCTGCCTGTCGCGGCAAGCGCTGCCGACGGTCCGCGACGGCAGCAAGGACAATCAGGTCGCGCTCGGCGCCTACGTTCTCGTCGAGCCTGCCTTCGCGCGTGACGTCACCCTGATTGCAACGGGTTCGGAGGTGGCGATCGCGCTCGAAGCCGCAAAGCTGCTGGCGGAAGCAGGGGTAAAGGCCGCGGTCGTCTCGGCCCCGTGCCTCGATCTGTTCCGCCAGCAGCCGAGCGACTACCGCGCAGAGGTGCTGGGCAGCGCCCCGCGCGTCGGCGTCGAAGCCGCGGTCGAGGGCGACTGGGCCCGCTGGCTCGGCGACGACGGCGTGTTCATCGGCATGACTGGCTTCGGTGCGTCCGCGCCGGCCGACGTGCTCTACCGCGAATTCGGTATCACCTCTGCGGCAGTTGTCGCGGCGGCAAAACAGCTCATGCAACGAGCGAATTGA
- a CDS encoding phosphoribulokinase — protein sequence MSRRHPIISITGSSGAGTTSVKKTFENIFRRENVVAAYIEGDAFHRYDRAEMRSMMSEEAERGNKHFSHFSPETNLFEELEKLFSDYAETGTGTTRHYVHDEEEARLYGAKPGTFTAWEALPENSDLLFYEGLHGAVVTDRVNVAQHADLKIGVVPVINLEWIQKLHRDRSHRGYSTEAVTDTILRRMPDYVNYICPQFTETDINFQRVPTVDTSNPFIARWIPTPDESMVVIRLKNPRGIDFPYLLSMIPNSFMSRANSIVVHGAKLDLAMQLILTPLILQLIERKRRTI from the coding sequence ATGTCTCGTCGACATCCCATCATCTCGATCACCGGCTCGTCCGGCGCCGGCACCACCTCGGTGAAGAAGACGTTCGAGAATATCTTCCGCCGCGAGAACGTGGTCGCAGCCTATATCGAGGGCGACGCGTTCCACCGCTACGATCGCGCCGAGATGCGCAGCATGATGTCGGAGGAAGCCGAGCGCGGCAACAAACACTTCAGCCATTTCAGCCCCGAGACCAATCTGTTCGAGGAACTGGAGAAGCTGTTCAGCGACTACGCCGAGACCGGCACCGGAACGACGCGGCACTATGTGCACGATGAGGAGGAGGCGCGGCTCTACGGCGCCAAGCCCGGCACCTTCACCGCATGGGAGGCGCTGCCGGAGAATTCCGACCTCTTGTTCTACGAGGGGCTGCATGGCGCCGTGGTCACCGACAGGGTGAATGTCGCGCAACACGCCGACCTCAAGATCGGCGTCGTGCCCGTCATCAACCTCGAATGGATCCAGAAGCTGCATCGCGACCGCAGCCATCGCGGCTACTCCACCGAGGCGGTGACCGACACCATCCTGCGCCGCATGCCGGATTATGTGAACTACATCTGCCCGCAATTCACCGAGACCGACATCAACTTCCAGCGCGTGCCGACGGTCGACACCTCGAACCCGTTCATCGCGCGCTGGATCCCGACCCCTGATGAATCGATGGTCGTGATCCGGCTCAAGAACCCGCGCGGCATCGATTTCCCTTATCTGCTCTCGATGATCCCGAACAGCTTCATGTCGCGCGCCAATTCGATCGTGGTGCACGGCGCCAAGCTCGATCTCGCGATGCAGCTGATCCTGACCCCGCTGATCCTGCAATTGATCGAACGAAAGAGGCGAACGATATGA
- a CDS encoding class 1 fructose-bisphosphatase: MRPALHAHLEWPTQHNPLRAATVAVITALAGAAIELSRIIAAGPLAGIGGESGGINPDGDRQKTIDIVADGLMRDALRTAPVAAVLSEEVELPETLDPDAPLCVAIDPLDGSANLENNISIGTIFSIRPKGNDILSTFFEPGTAQCAAGCFIYGPQTVLVLALDQCVDCFTLDPRSGEFVLTARDLRVPQGASEFAINASNRRHWSGPVRNYIDDCLAGVNGELGQDYNMRWIGSLVAEAYRILMRGGVFLYPADARQGYREGRLRLLYEAHPIALIMEWAGGAASSGRARILELSARTPHQRVPLIMGSARAVRDVDAIHLTVEPLFESSDAPLFARRGLFR; this comes from the coding sequence ATTCGTCCTGCATTGCATGCCCATCTGGAGTGGCCGACGCAGCACAACCCGTTGCGCGCCGCGACCGTTGCGGTGATCACAGCCCTTGCCGGCGCCGCGATCGAGCTCTCGCGCATCATCGCCGCCGGACCGCTCGCCGGCATCGGCGGCGAAAGCGGCGGGATCAATCCCGACGGCGATCGCCAGAAGACCATCGATATCGTCGCCGACGGCCTGATGCGCGACGCGCTGCGCACTGCGCCGGTTGCCGCGGTGTTGTCCGAGGAGGTCGAACTGCCGGAGACGCTCGATCCCGATGCGCCGCTCTGTGTCGCGATCGATCCGCTCGATGGATCGGCCAATCTCGAAAACAACATCTCGATCGGCACGATCTTCTCGATCCGGCCGAAGGGAAACGACATTCTCTCGACCTTCTTCGAGCCCGGTACGGCGCAATGTGCAGCGGGCTGCTTCATCTATGGTCCGCAGACCGTGCTGGTGCTGGCGCTCGACCAGTGCGTCGACTGCTTCACGCTGGACCCGCGAAGTGGCGAGTTCGTCCTGACCGCGCGTGACCTGCGGGTGCCGCAGGGCGCGTCGGAATTCGCCATCAACGCCTCGAACCGGCGGCACTGGAGCGGCCCGGTGCGCAACTACATCGACGATTGCCTTGCCGGGGTGAACGGCGAGCTCGGACAGGACTACAACATGCGCTGGATCGGCTCGCTGGTGGCCGAGGCCTACCGCATCCTGATGCGCGGCGGCGTGTTCCTGTATCCGGCGGATGCGCGCCAGGGTTACCGCGAAGGCCGGTTGCGCCTACTCTATGAGGCGCACCCCATCGCACTGATCATGGAATGGGCGGGCGGCGCCGCATCGAGTGGCCGGGCGCGCATCCTCGAACTATCGGCACGGACGCCGCATCAGCGCGTGCCGCTCATCATGGGATCGGCGCGCGCCGTGCGCGACGTCGATGCGATCCACCTGACCGTCGAGCCGTTGTTCGAGAGCAGCGATGCCCCGCTGTTCGCGCGGCGCGGCCTGTTCCGCTGA
- a CDS encoding LysR family transcriptional regulator translates to MAGNFSRDLTIRQLRALSAVHEAGSITSAANQLNLTQPAVTLQLRNLQALAGLPLIQRTGDGMALTDAGAHVLALIERIEAALKDCEQSLDMIAGRSGGRVAMGAVSTAKYFVPFAIAAFSRRFPKIEVTLRIGNREEIRDALRGYDLDIAVMGRPPADVEVEMKPLGRHPHFIIAPPDHRLARRRHVATSELANETFITREQGSGTRMLMQQFFERVGLEPKLGMAMDSNETIKQAVMAGLGIAFISQHTVFHELEDGRLVVLKVKGLPIVRQWHAIRRTDKILLPPAQAMLEFLGKEGWRYLPNSH, encoded by the coding sequence ATGGCCGGGAACTTCTCGCGGGACCTCACCATCCGCCAGCTGCGCGCGCTGTCCGCGGTGCACGAGGCCGGCTCGATCACGTCGGCGGCCAATCAGCTGAACCTGACGCAGCCGGCGGTGACGCTGCAGCTCCGCAACCTGCAGGCGCTGGCGGGATTGCCGCTGATCCAGCGCACCGGCGACGGCATGGCGTTGACCGATGCCGGCGCGCATGTGCTGGCACTCATCGAGCGGATCGAAGCAGCGCTGAAGGACTGCGAGCAGTCGCTCGACATGATCGCAGGCCGCAGCGGCGGCCGCGTCGCGATGGGCGCGGTCTCGACCGCGAAATACTTCGTGCCGTTCGCGATCGCGGCGTTCTCACGCCGCTTTCCCAAGATCGAGGTCACGCTCAGGATTGGCAACCGCGAGGAGATCCGCGACGCGCTGCGCGGCTACGATCTCGATATCGCGGTCATGGGCCGTCCGCCGGCCGATGTCGAGGTCGAGATGAAGCCGCTCGGCCGGCATCCGCACTTCATCATCGCCCCCCCCGATCACCGGCTGGCGCGGCGGCGGCACGTCGCGACATCGGAGCTCGCCAACGAAACCTTCATCACCCGCGAGCAGGGATCCGGCACACGGATGCTGATGCAGCAATTTTTCGAGCGGGTCGGACTGGAGCCGAAGCTCGGCATGGCCATGGACAGCAACGAGACCATCAAGCAGGCGGTCATGGCCGGGCTCGGCATCGCCTTCATTTCCCAGCACACGGTGTTCCATGAACTGGAGGATGGCCGGCTGGTGGTGCTCAAGGTGAAGGGGCTGCCGATCGTCCGGCAGTGGCACGCGATCAGGCGCACCGACAAGATCCTGCTGCCGCCAGCGCAGGCCATGCTGGAGTTCCTGGGCAAGGAGGGCTGGCGCTATCTGCCGAATTCGCACTAG
- a CDS encoding ATP-binding protein, whose product MPDFKALFEAAPGLYLVLTQPDFRIVAVSDAYLRATKTERAAILGRGLFEVFPDNPDDPAADGVRNLRASLERVVQFRRPDTMSVQKYDIRKPESEGGGFEERYWSPRNTPVFGPSGQFSYIIHRVEDVTSFIQLKQRGAEQDKLTDRLRERTEQMEAEIFMRAREVEAAREQLEAEQKLRQVQKMEAVGHLTGGIAHDFNNILTVITGLIDILAEAVEHDAALSSVTKMISDAAFRGAEVTKHLLAFSRQQPLQPREANLNTLVQDTARLLRPSLGEQIEIDTALEADAWPAFIDPNHMSTALLNLALNARDAMPDGGKLMLETSNVILDEVYAAANLDVRAGEYVMVAVSDTGGGIPAAIRDKVFEPFFTTKDTGKGTGLGLSMVYGFIKQSDGHLKIYSEEGHGTSIKLYLPRSMGDMVDVEPPPPADTRGGHESILVVEDDPLVRNYVAAQLEQLGYHTMVTANGPEALAAVEKGFVCDVLFTDVIMSGGMNGRQVADAVIAKLPAVRVLFTSGYTEDAIIHHGRLDPDVTLLPKPYRKADLARMIRQVLTQPPASAVAAK is encoded by the coding sequence ATGCCTGACTTCAAGGCGTTATTCGAGGCGGCGCCCGGCCTCTATCTGGTGCTGACCCAGCCCGACTTCCGCATCGTGGCAGTAAGCGACGCTTATCTGCGCGCCACCAAGACCGAGCGCGCCGCGATCCTTGGGCGCGGGCTGTTCGAAGTGTTTCCCGACAATCCGGACGATCCGGCCGCTGATGGGGTGCGCAACCTACGCGCCTCGCTCGAGCGTGTGGTCCAGTTCCGGCGCCCCGACACCATGTCTGTGCAGAAATACGATATCCGCAAGCCGGAGTCGGAGGGTGGCGGATTCGAGGAGCGTTACTGGAGCCCGCGCAACACACCTGTGTTCGGACCAAGCGGACAGTTCAGCTACATCATCCATCGGGTGGAAGACGTCACCAGCTTCATCCAGCTCAAGCAACGCGGCGCCGAGCAGGACAAGCTGACCGACCGGCTGCGCGAGCGCACCGAGCAGATGGAAGCCGAAATCTTCATGCGCGCCCGCGAGGTCGAGGCCGCCCGCGAGCAGCTCGAGGCCGAGCAGAAGCTGCGCCAGGTGCAGAAGATGGAGGCCGTGGGACACCTCACCGGCGGCATCGCGCACGACTTCAACAACATCCTGACCGTCATCACCGGCCTGATCGACATCCTCGCCGAGGCCGTCGAGCACGATGCCGCGCTATCGTCGGTGACCAAAATGATCAGCGACGCCGCCTTTCGCGGCGCCGAGGTGACCAAGCATCTGCTGGCGTTCTCGCGGCAGCAGCCGCTGCAACCGCGCGAAGCCAACCTCAACACGCTGGTGCAGGACACCGCGCGGCTGCTGCGCCCGTCGCTCGGCGAGCAGATCGAAATCGATACCGCGCTCGAAGCCGACGCGTGGCCGGCCTTCATCGATCCCAATCACATGTCGACCGCACTGCTCAATCTCGCCCTCAATGCCCGCGATGCGATGCCCGACGGCGGCAAGCTGATGCTGGAGACCAGCAACGTGATCCTCGACGAGGTTTATGCCGCCGCCAACCTCGATGTGCGGGCGGGTGAATATGTGATGGTCGCGGTCAGCGACACCGGCGGCGGCATCCCCGCGGCCATCCGCGACAAGGTGTTCGAACCGTTCTTCACCACCAAGGACACCGGCAAGGGCACCGGCCTCGGGCTGAGCATGGTCTACGGCTTCATCAAGCAGTCCGACGGGCATCTCAAGATCTATTCCGAAGAGGGCCACGGTACGTCGATCAAGCTCTATCTGCCGCGCAGCATGGGCGACATGGTCGACGTCGAGCCGCCGCCTCCGGCCGACACGCGCGGCGGTCATGAATCCATCCTGGTCGTCGAGGACGATCCACTGGTCCGCAACTACGTCGCCGCCCAGCTGGAGCAGCTCGGCTACCACACCATGGTGACCGCCAACGGTCCGGAAGCATTGGCTGCGGTCGAGAAGGGCTTCGTCTGCGACGTGCTGTTCACCGACGTCATCATGTCCGGAGGCATGAACGGCCGGCAGGTCGCCGATGCGGTGATCGCCAAGCTGCCCGCGGTGCGCGTGCTCTTCACGTCGGGCTATACCGAAGACGCGATCATCCATCACGGCCGTCTCGACCCTGATGTGACGCTGCTGCCCAAGCCGTATCGCAAGGCCGATCTCGCCCGCATGATCCGCCAGGTGCTGACCCAGCCTCCCGCATCGGCGGTGGCCGCCAAGTGA